The genomic window TACTTGTTTACGTCTACCTTCTGATAGATCTTGTCGGCAAATTCACCGGGGTCACTTTGCAGATAGCCGATGCTTGAAAGGCCGTCTACGAAATACTTGACATCGCTCTGAACGTGGCTGTCCCAGTTCTCGTCATGCTCTGCTGCCGAGGGGAAGCCGTAGCTCTTGATAAGCTCTACAGCAAGATCCTTATCCTCAATTGATGCGTAGTTTTTGTTGACGATGATGTCAACTGCTTCCTCAGGGTGCTCATAGAGCCATTCCTGAGCCTTGCGGTATGCACGAAGCAGTGCAGCTACCTCATCGGGGTTTTCTTCAAGCACCTTGTTTGATGCATAGAGGAAGCAGCAGAAGTGATCTGCGAAGTATGGGTCCTTGCCGAGGTCAAAGAGTATCTTTACATCTCCTGCCTTCTCGTGGATAGAGCCGAGCGGATCCCAGAGGGCTGCTACGTCTATCTCGCCGTTTGCCAGAGCCTCGAATTCAAGGTTGCCGTCTGAATAGGGGAGGAATGTCACATCTCCCTTGGAAGGGTCTGCCGAGATGCCGGCGTTTTCGAGCCAGAGTGAGGCCACCTGATGAGGAGTGCCGCCAATCTCGTCAACGCCTATCTTTTTGCCCTTGAGGTCATCTACCGAGTCGATGTCCGAATCAGGTCTTACTGCAAACTTGATGCAGCCCTCGTGCAGACCGTCTACTACCTTGACGTCAATACCGTTCTCTATCGACGGGAAGAACTGGAAGTCACCGTTCACTATCGGGATAGATCCGTTGTTAAGGCCTATCTTCCTTGTCTCAAAGTCAGCCGAGATAAGGTTCACGTCAAAGCCCTCCTCAGCGAAGTAGCCGTTTTCATAGGCTATGTATATAGGTGCGCCGCAAAGTGCGCCGTCCTTGCCGGGGATATCTATCTTGCCGTATTTGTAGTCGCCGCTTGCGTTGTTTGCGCTGCCGCCGGCGCTGCCTGATGCACTGCTGCCGGCCTCGCTTACCGAGCAGGAAGCGAGTGTGATAGCAGCTGCGAGTAATAATGGTAGTATCTTTTTCTTTTTCATGTTCTATTCTCCTGTCTTTTATGAAGTGAAAATGTAGTCAGTCGTTAGTGGTGATCATTTATAAAAGCCCTGCTGCCTTGAATGCCTGTTCAAGGTCAGCTATGAGGTCATCAGCATCTTCAAGGCCGGCAGATATGCGGATAAGGTTAGAGGGGATATCTGCGAGCTTGAATTCGTCCTCGTCGAGCTCGGAATGTGTGGTGTTGGGTGAGTCAACTATCAGTGAACGTGCATCGCCTAAGTTAACGTGATAGTGGAAGAGGTTTATGTTGTTGAGGAAAGCGGCTTCCTGCTCGGGGGTGCCCTTGATGCCGAAGCTGAGAACTCCGCCGCCGCCGTTTGTCAGGTGCTTGTCGGCAAGTGCCTTGAACTTGTAGCTTGCAAGGCTCGGGTGGCGTACCCACTCTACTGCCGGCGAGCTTTCGAGGTATGCTGCTATCTTTGCGGCGTTGCTGCTCTGCTTTGCAACTCTTTCAGAAAGCGTTTCAAGGCCGATGATGCCGAGATATGCGTCCTGCGGAGAGAGGGCAGCACCGAGGAGGTTGAGGTATACAAGAGTTGCTCTGAAGATGAAGAAGTTATCCGGGAAGATATCTGCCGGAGCCTTGCCTTTCAGCATTACTATCGGCTCGTAGAACTGGGGGTACTTCTCCTTGGTGTAGAGGCTCATGTCGCCGTTGTCGAGGATAAGGCCTGCGATGATGTTGCCGTGGCCTGTGAGAGCCTTTGTTGCTGAGTATACCACGATATCAGCGCCGTGCTCCAAAGGTCTGTAGAGGTAAGGTGTAGCAAGTGTGTTGTCTACAACTACCGGAACGCCGTGCTTGTGAGCCACCTCTGATATGCTGTCTATATCAAGCAGATAAGCGTTCGGGTTTGAGATGCTCTCTACATATATAGCCTTTACATCGTCTGTTATCTCTTTATCGAGCTTTTCGGGGTCGAGAACTGCATCTGTGAGCTTTATCTTTATGCCCAGCTCAGGGAAGAGCCTGTCAAATGCATCTATCGTGCCGCCGTAGAGGTAGGGGGAAGCAAGTATCGTGCCGCCCTTTGATGCGAGGTTTAAAAGTGTGTAGGAGATAGCCGCCATGCCCGAGCCGACTGCCACAGCATTCTTTGCACCGTCTAAAGCCTTTACTCTCTCTGCGAAGTAGGTCACTGTCGGGTTGCCTACTCTTGTGTAGAGATAGCCTGCTTCCTTATATGTGAAAAGGTTCTGTGCGTGCTCTGTGCTCTTGAAGTCGTAAGCTGCTGTCTGGTATATCGGGGGCGATATCGCCTGGTTGTTGTCGAGCGGGCTGTAGCCTGCCTTTATCTTTTTGGTGTCAAATCTTAGTTCTGCCATGTTGATTCCTTCCTTTCGTTTGGTCTCGTTTGGTCGGTTTGTTTTTTGGTGATTTCAGTTTAACGCAAAATGGGCAAAAGGTCAACAACAATGAGCGATAACGTTGTCATATGCGAACATGATGTGAACAGGATACCCTGCCCATAATAACAAAAGCCTGCCGTAAAAGCAGACTCGCTATGATCATATCAGACTGTTCGTGATAACGTTGTCTGTGCGCTGACAGGCGCTTTACGGGCGGTCAGCAGGCATTCCGGCAGGCAATATGTGATGAAATGCCGTGATAATAAGAATACGCTATCACAAAACGGCTTTGCTATAAACTTAGGCTATAACCTGTAATAGACAGGGTATATCAGCTTTACCTATTGACAAACGCTTGCTTATATGATATCATTATATCAATTCATAGCAAAGAGGTGTGCTTTATGACGCTGCAGCAGATAAACTATGCGCTGATGATAAGTGAATACGGCTCGATGAACAGGGCGGCTGAAAAGCTCGGTATTTCGCAGCCGACGCTGACGAGCGCTGTGAGAGAGCTTGAAAAGGAGATAGGCTGCGAAGTCTTCCTGCGCACCCACAAGGGCGCTGTTCCCACCGCCGAGGGGGAGGAGTTTTTGCAGAGCGTGGGGCAGCTTTACAGGCAGTATGAGCTTGTGTGCGAGAAATTCCTTGACAAGGACAAAAAGCGCAAGTTCGGCGTTTCGACACAGCACTACAGCTTTGCGGTGAGTGCATTTATCGAGACTGTAAGGCAGTTCGGCACGCTGGAATTCGAGTTCGCAGTCAGGGAGACAGAAACGCTCAACATCATAAAAGACGTCGGCACACTCAAAAGCGAGATAGGCGTGCTGTATATTAGTAACTACAACCGCAAGCCCATAACCAAGCTGCTTGAAGAAAATGAGCTTGCCTTTACCGGGCTTATAAAGTGCAGGGCGTATGTCTATATGTGGAAAGGGCACCCTCTTGCCGGCGAGAGCTCGATAGGCCTTGAACAGCTTGAGCCCTACCCTTGTCTTTCATTCGAGCAGAACGGCCAGAACGGTTATCTCTTTGCTGAGGAGATACTTAGCGAGAACATCTACCCCCGAATGATAAAGGCCACCGACCGTGCGGCTATGGGCGAGCTGATGAAGGAGCTAAACGGCTATACCCTATGCTCGGGCATACTCTGCGAGGAGATGAACGGCACCGACTATGTGGTAGTGCCTTTCCGTGAAGATGCTGATAACCACAACAGCATAATGGAGATAGGCTACATACACAAAAAACACGGAACACTCAGCGAGATAGGAAAGAGGTATATCGAGGAGCTCAGAAAAAGCCTTGCCAAAAACGCAAGCCCCGACCCGGAGCTTGATGATGCAGAATAGACAGATAAAGGCTGTGCAGAATACTCTCTGCGCAGCCTTTTTGCGTGTCATATCAAGTTGTTTCTCCGGGTCACTTTCTGAGCAGGTATGCCCTGCACGGCGCACCGTCGCAGCCGCCTAAGTTCAGGGGCGCTGCACTCAGAAAATAGCTGCCCTCTGTCACCTTGTCAAGCACTATGCCTTCAAGCAGCGTTATCCCACGCCCGAGCAGGATAAGATGAACCTCCTTGGGGGCGTTTTCAGGGCCTACCGTCTGGCTCTCGTTGCCGAGAAGAAGTATACCGGACTGTGCAAATACTCTCGCTGCCTCGGCGGTCACGGTGGCTTTGCCGGCTATGAGTATGCGCTTGTCAGCCTTTGCGGCACGGGCTTTTTTCATAATGCTTTTGGCATTTGCAGCTGTCACATCGCCCTCATGCCTTGCGACATAGCACATACCTACATATGGCACGAGCCCCATTTCATCGACAGTCTTCCCCTCGGTGAGAAAGTGGAAGGGTGCGTCGATATGTGTGCCGTTGTGGGCGCACATGGCAAGGTTTGTGAGGTTGCAGACATCACCGTCGGCAGTGCTCATAGCCCTTTCCATGACAGGCTGATCGTCCCCCGGGAAGACCTTGCAGGAAAACACCTCCTGCGAGATATCTATTATCTTCATATTAACTCCTTATGCATTCATTTCTTTTGCACGCTTTCTCAGCGCTTCAAAATCAAGCCCGAACTTCTTGAAAATCGTGTCAGCGTAGCTGTGATCTCCCGGCAGGCCTTTGACTATCTTGTAAAGCCGCTTGCCCGAGCTCTCATTGACAGACACGGTGATGCTCTCTATCCTGGTGTTGAGCCCTTCCTTGTCGTTCAGCTTAAGCGCCTTGGGTGCGATATCGACAAGGTGCGTTGCAAAAACGCCCCTGACACCGAGCATCGAGAATACCTCGACCAGCGACACGGCGATATCGACGCATTCCTTCGGGGTGGTGCTCTGGATAGATTCGTTCATAAGCAGCAGGCTGTGATTGGTGATAGTGTCTGATATCTCCTTGAACTGCTTTATCTCGCTCGTAAAGCGTGAAGCATCTATCCCCTTCTGCTCCTCCTTTGGGAAGTGGGTGTATATCATATCGCATGGGGATATCTCGCACTCGCTCGCCGGAACATAGAGCCCTGCCTGCGCCATGAGCTGGCAAAGCCCCACAGCACGCACAAAGGTCGTCTTGCCGCCGTTGTTTGCACCTGTGAGAATGTAGAAGCCTGCGTTCTCATCAAAGGTGATGTCATTGGTTATGACCTCACGCTGCTCCTTGTGGGATATGTTGTAGATAGCCGCCTCGCTGAAATAAATGGGGTCAAATATCCCCTTTATGACAGCACGGCGCTCGCTTTTTGCAAGTATCTTCGGGCGGCACATATCAAGCCCCTTGGAGCGTGCGCTTTTTATAAGAGCGATGATGCCCATGTAGAAATCGAGCTGATATTCTATCGAGTACACGTCCTTGAAGCCTATGGCCTTGTAGTCATCAAGCGCATCGTCAATGAGCTCGACATACTTTTTCGTTATAAAATCAAGCTCCTCGAAAAGCGCTTTTTCGTAGGTGTTTACTACCCTGTCCTTGCTGTTTTTGTCGTTGCCCTCGTAGGTGTAGCGCTGCTTCAGTGCGCCCATGACGTTCTTGTCGCTGAACTTTGCGCCGTGGTAGATTATGCGGTCAAGCACGGTGGGCTTCTGGATGTATTCCTTGTCGCAAACCTCGACTATGCCGGCCGACACAGGCTTCAGGTCTTCATCAAGGTTTATTGCGACGACTATGCTCTTTATCCTGTTTTTGATAGTTCTTCTTAGCTCTGCTACGTCCTCGCAGAGTGACTTGTAGTTCTTGTCATTATAGCAGCGCTCAAAGAAGCCGAGCATCTTTTTCACACCCTGCGAGCGTGCGCTGTTTCCCTTTCTCTCGTTGAACTCATGCATATACTCTATGCACTCGATATACGCCTCAAACGATGTGACTGCCGAATCAAGCGTAGTGAACGAGGTGGGGGAGGATATCTTGTAGATATTCTCCTTATCGTTGTCTATGAGTATGCGCACTATCTTTTTGAGCATATCAGCAAGCTCCGGCATACCGATAAGGTCATCTATAATGTCGAGCCTGTAATTTATCGTTTCCTCGTCATCGCACAGCTCGGTAAGTATCTGCTGCATCTTGTAAGCGTTTGAATTGCAGATCAGCTTTGCAAGCGTTTCGAGCATCATGTCATTTACAAGCTGCTCGGTCTGGCCGCTTGTTTTTGCGTAGCGCTTTCTTGCTAAGTCACGTTTTTCGTTTGAGGGGTAGAGAAGGTCGATAAGAGGTGCTTTTTCAAAAACTGTCTCGGGTCTCATGCTGTTTTCCTTTATCAGAGCTCAGCGTGTGCTGCTATCTTGTAGATGCTCTCGACATCGTTTCTGTCAAGCTCCATAAAGCCTGCACGC from Ruminococcus sp. NK3A76 includes these protein-coding regions:
- a CDS encoding ABC transporter substrate-binding protein codes for the protein MKKKKILPLLLAAAITLASCSVSEAGSSASGSAGGSANNASGDYKYGKIDIPGKDGALCGAPIYIAYENGYFAEEGFDVNLISADFETRKIGLNNGSIPIVNGDFQFFPSIENGIDVKVVDGLHEGCIKFAVRPDSDIDSVDDLKGKKIGVDEIGGTPHQVASLWLENAGISADPSKGDVTFLPYSDGNLEFEALANGEIDVAALWDPLGSIHEKAGDVKILFDLGKDPYFADHFCCFLYASNKVLEENPDEVAALLRAYRKAQEWLYEHPEEAVDIIVNKNYASIEDKDLAVELIKSYGFPSAAEHDENWDSHVQSDVKYFVDGLSSIGYLQSDPGEFADKIYQKVDVNK
- a CDS encoding aminotransferase class I/II-fold pyridoxal phosphate-dependent enzyme, which gives rise to MAELRFDTKKIKAGYSPLDNNQAISPPIYQTAAYDFKSTEHAQNLFTYKEAGYLYTRVGNPTVTYFAERVKALDGAKNAVAVGSGMAAISYTLLNLASKGGTILASPYLYGGTIDAFDRLFPELGIKIKLTDAVLDPEKLDKEITDDVKAIYVESISNPNAYLLDIDSISEVAHKHGVPVVVDNTLATPYLYRPLEHGADIVVYSATKALTGHGNIIAGLILDNGDMSLYTKEKYPQFYEPIVMLKGKAPADIFPDNFFIFRATLVYLNLLGAALSPQDAYLGIIGLETLSERVAKQSSNAAKIAAYLESSPAVEWVRHPSLASYKFKALADKHLTNGGGGVLSFGIKGTPEQEAAFLNNINLFHYHVNLGDARSLIVDSPNTTHSELDEDEFKLADIPSNLIRISAGLEDADDLIADLEQAFKAAGLL
- a CDS encoding LysR family transcriptional regulator, which encodes MTLQQINYALMISEYGSMNRAAEKLGISQPTLTSAVRELEKEIGCEVFLRTHKGAVPTAEGEEFLQSVGQLYRQYELVCEKFLDKDKKRKFGVSTQHYSFAVSAFIETVRQFGTLEFEFAVRETETLNIIKDVGTLKSEIGVLYISNYNRKPITKLLEENELAFTGLIKCRAYVYMWKGHPLAGESSIGLEQLEPYPCLSFEQNGQNGYLFAEEILSENIYPRMIKATDRAAMGELMKELNGYTLCSGILCEEMNGTDYVVVPFREDADNHNSIMEIGYIHKKHGTLSEIGKRYIEELRKSLAKNASPDPELDDAE
- a CDS encoding cyclase family protein; its protein translation is MKIIDISQEVFSCKVFPGDDQPVMERAMSTADGDVCNLTNLAMCAHNGTHIDAPFHFLTEGKTVDEMGLVPYVGMCYVARHEGDVTAANAKSIMKKARAAKADKRILIAGKATVTAEAARVFAQSGILLLGNESQTVGPENAPKEVHLILLGRGITLLEGIVLDKVTEGSYFLSAAPLNLGGCDGAPCRAYLLRK
- a CDS encoding DNA mismatch repair protein MutS is translated as MRPETVFEKAPLIDLLYPSNEKRDLARKRYAKTSGQTEQLVNDMMLETLAKLICNSNAYKMQQILTELCDDEETINYRLDIIDDLIGMPELADMLKKIVRILIDNDKENIYKISSPTSFTTLDSAVTSFEAYIECIEYMHEFNERKGNSARSQGVKKMLGFFERCYNDKNYKSLCEDVAELRRTIKNRIKSIVVAINLDEDLKPVSAGIVEVCDKEYIQKPTVLDRIIYHGAKFSDKNVMGALKQRYTYEGNDKNSKDRVVNTYEKALFEELDFITKKYVELIDDALDDYKAIGFKDVYSIEYQLDFYMGIIALIKSARSKGLDMCRPKILAKSERRAVIKGIFDPIYFSEAAIYNISHKEQREVITNDITFDENAGFYILTGANNGGKTTFVRAVGLCQLMAQAGLYVPASECEISPCDMIYTHFPKEEQKGIDASRFTSEIKQFKEISDTITNHSLLLMNESIQSTTPKECVDIAVSLVEVFSMLGVRGVFATHLVDIAPKALKLNDKEGLNTRIESITVSVNESSGKRLYKIVKGLPGDHSYADTIFKKFGLDFEALRKRAKEMNA